A part of Lacibacter sp. H407 genomic DNA contains:
- a CDS encoding peptidylprolyl isomerase, whose product MKSVLLFIFNAFLLLQTHAQLLKTDANLLKLKAPDTFKAEFITSKGNFTVEVYRNWSPLGADRFYQLIRSGYYNNTVVFRVVKDYLVQFGVSEDKQKNIFWQGKNLKDEPVVGSNTDSTLCFSRGAPNTRKTSVFINLRNNLTYDTLQSAGVKGFVPFAKVITGMDVVRQFFSDYGNDTMRAADSVYFKGNAYLLKRFPGLDLIKEVRIVKSSD is encoded by the coding sequence ATGAAATCAGTGCTGCTTTTTATATTCAATGCTTTCCTTCTTTTGCAAACCCATGCACAGCTATTGAAAACGGATGCCAATCTTTTAAAGCTAAAAGCACCGGACACGTTCAAAGCAGAATTCATCACCAGCAAAGGGAATTTCACCGTGGAAGTGTACCGTAATTGGTCGCCGTTGGGTGCCGATCGTTTTTATCAACTCATACGCAGTGGTTATTACAACAATACCGTTGTGTTCCGTGTGGTAAAAGACTATCTCGTGCAGTTCGGCGTAAGTGAAGACAAGCAAAAGAATATTTTCTGGCAAGGCAAAAACTTAAAGGACGAGCCGGTAGTTGGTTCCAACACCGACAGTACACTCTGCTTTTCACGGGGCGCACCCAATACACGTAAAACATCGGTGTTTATCAATCTCCGCAACAACCTCACCTACGACACTTTGCAGTCTGCCGGCGTGAAAGGATTTGTTCCGTTTGCAAAAGTGATCACCGGAATGGATGTAGTGCGGCAATTTTTTTCTGATTATGGAAACGATACCATGCGTGCCGCCGATTCGGTGTATTTTAAAGGGAATGCTTATCTTCTGAAACGGTTTCCCGGCCTCGATTTGATCAAAGAAGTACGGATTGTTAAAAGCTCCGATTAA
- a CDS encoding M14 family metallopeptidase: MMKRIGIYFFCLLCYNSITAQTGYSNFAQQTNRINALAKANPQWVKVKSLTKTNGGKDIWQITIGSGNTETKPAIAVIGGVEGNAPFSTELAIGFAEQLMQGIATDSIKNLLNKTTYYIFPNMSPDAMEQYFASLRYERQGNATSTDDDRDGNSNEDGYDDLDGNGKITWMRVESPIGTHRVHPNDPRVLIKADVSKGEKGNYLVFAEGKDNDKDGSFNEDGEGGVWFNKNLTFKHPSFSQGSGEFPASEKETRALLDELFDRFNVYAVISFSSNNNLSTPYSFNAQAATAPILAGWLMPDTKVNSMVSELYNKTVGLKDAPTSSVNGGDLLSWGYYHYGRFSFSTPGWWVPKTKPDTAKNEKAFTVEDPSANYLRWASQQNISNVFTEWKTIQHPDFPNQKVEVGGVDPFALNTPPYPLVADLVKKHSSFLIKLAAAQPDIDIINVQTEKLANGLTRVTLDVINKSALPSHSKLGERSYWVKRINVKVNNNSSQSIISGKKIQLLNALEGYSSKQLTWLIKGTGKVTIEAGSPTTGTKTIEVTL; encoded by the coding sequence ATGATGAAAAGAATAGGCATTTATTTCTTTTGTCTGTTATGTTACAATAGCATAACAGCGCAAACAGGCTACAGCAATTTTGCCCAGCAAACCAACCGCATCAATGCGTTGGCAAAAGCAAATCCGCAATGGGTAAAAGTAAAATCGCTTACGAAAACAAACGGCGGTAAAGACATTTGGCAGATCACTATCGGCTCCGGCAATACAGAAACAAAACCTGCTATTGCAGTAATTGGTGGTGTGGAAGGAAATGCACCATTTAGTACTGAACTTGCCATCGGTTTTGCAGAACAACTGATGCAGGGCATTGCAACCGACAGTATCAAAAACCTGCTCAACAAAACCACGTACTACATTTTTCCGAATATGAGTCCTGATGCAATGGAACAATACTTTGCATCGCTTCGTTACGAACGCCAGGGCAATGCTACATCAACGGATGACGATCGTGATGGCAACAGCAATGAAGACGGATACGATGATCTTGATGGTAATGGCAAGATCACCTGGATGCGTGTTGAATCACCAATTGGTACACATCGTGTTCATCCAAATGATCCGAGAGTGCTGATCAAAGCTGATGTAAGCAAAGGTGAAAAAGGAAACTATCTTGTTTTTGCAGAAGGAAAAGACAATGATAAAGACGGCAGCTTTAATGAAGATGGTGAAGGCGGTGTTTGGTTCAATAAGAATTTAACTTTCAAACATCCTTCTTTTTCACAAGGCTCAGGTGAATTTCCTGCATCAGAGAAAGAAACAAGAGCATTGCTGGATGAATTGTTTGATCGCTTTAATGTATATGCAGTGATCAGTTTCAGCAGCAATAATAATTTAAGTACGCCTTACTCTTTTAATGCACAAGCAGCAACGGCTCCTATTCTTGCTGGCTGGTTGATGCCCGATACAAAAGTGAACAGCATGGTAAGCGAACTCTATAACAAAACTGTTGGATTGAAAGATGCGCCAACATCATCAGTGAATGGGGGTGATCTGCTATCCTGGGGTTATTATCATTATGGCCGCTTCAGTTTCAGTACACCCGGCTGGTGGGTGCCGAAAACAAAACCTGATACTGCAAAGAATGAAAAAGCATTTACGGTAGAAGATCCTTCAGCAAATTATCTCCGCTGGGCATCGCAACAAAACATCAGCAATGTGTTTACCGAATGGAAAACAATTCAGCATCCTGATTTCCCCAATCAAAAAGTTGAAGTGGGCGGAGTTGATCCGTTTGCATTGAACACACCTCCCTACCCGCTTGTTGCTGATTTAGTGAAAAAGCACAGCAGCTTTTTAATAAAATTGGCAGCAGCACAACCGGACATCGACATCATCAATGTGCAAACAGAAAAACTGGCGAATGGATTAACAAGAGTTACACTTGATGTGATCAACAAATCTGCATTGCCTTCACATTCGAAACTGGGCGAACGCAGTTACTGGGTAAAACGCATTAATGTAAAAGTGAACAACAATAGCTCCCAATCGATCATCAGTGGAAAAAAGATCCAATTGCTAAATGCATTGGAAGGTTACAGTTCCAAACAACTTACATGGCTCATCAAAGGAACAGGGAAAGTAACCATTGAAGCTGGCAGTCCAACAACAGGAACAAAAACAATTGAGGTTACGCTTTAA
- a CDS encoding M14 family metallopeptidase, whose translation MKLQIKKFIAATAFSVTALFATAQTADQIFKAAGSPANPKVAVSWNRYYDHAGITDILKKIAAAHPELAKLQSIGKSFKGRDIWCLTITDFKTGNADQKPGMYIDGNIHSNEVQGAEFSMYTAWYLTESFKDTRFIKELLADKVFYIVPTINPDGRDSYFHEPNTGSSPRSGVLPIDNDRDGLIDEDGYDDLDGDNEVLIMRRKNPNGRLRVDPSDPRRMIQVGPDEKGDYEMLGLEGKDNDGDGVVNEDGYTFQYDPNRDWGWGWQPNYIQNGAYKYPFSLPETRAVMDFVMKHPNIAGAQSYHNAGGMILRGPGDPTDQVTYNPQDIQVYDIIAKKGEELIPGYRYLVVHKDLYPAYGGELDWFYGGRGIYTYSNELWTPYLMFNKDATRNPQDNTNFNFDTYLLFKDAFVDWHEYDHPQYGKIEIGGFKKNFGRAHPGFLLESDAHRNMAFTIYHAYHTPLLKVDTVIEKDLGNGLKEVTAVISNSRIMPTHSSHDLKYKIERPDYISISGVKAIAGMIVENADLNITTEQTSNPEKIEIENIPGLSTVTVRWVIQGSGKYTISVDSKKGGVAKK comes from the coding sequence ATGAAACTTCAGATAAAAAAATTCATCGCAGCAACTGCATTCAGCGTTACGGCACTGTTTGCAACAGCACAAACTGCTGATCAGATATTTAAAGCAGCAGGCTCACCAGCCAACCCTAAAGTTGCGGTTAGCTGGAACCGTTATTACGATCATGCAGGTATAACAGATATCCTGAAAAAGATTGCAGCAGCGCACCCGGAGTTAGCAAAACTCCAATCGATCGGTAAATCATTTAAAGGCCGTGATATCTGGTGCCTTACCATCACCGATTTTAAAACGGGTAATGCAGATCAAAAACCCGGCATGTATATCGATGGCAACATTCACTCTAACGAAGTGCAGGGTGCAGAGTTTTCGATGTACACCGCATGGTATTTAACAGAATCGTTTAAAGACACACGCTTCATCAAAGAGTTATTGGCTGATAAAGTTTTTTATATTGTTCCAACCATCAACCCGGATGGACGGGATAGTTATTTTCACGAACCAAATACGGGAAGTTCACCACGTTCAGGCGTATTGCCGATTGATAATGATCGTGATGGTTTAATTGATGAAGATGGTTATGATGATCTGGATGGTGATAATGAAGTATTGATCATGCGCCGCAAAAATCCAAATGGACGTTTACGTGTTGATCCATCTGATCCACGCAGAATGATACAGGTTGGCCCCGATGAAAAAGGCGATTATGAAATGCTTGGACTTGAAGGAAAAGATAATGATGGTGATGGTGTGGTGAACGAAGATGGGTACACGTTTCAATACGATCCTAACCGTGACTGGGGCTGGGGATGGCAACCAAACTACATACAAAATGGTGCTTATAAATATCCCTTCTCATTACCTGAAACAAGAGCCGTAATGGATTTTGTGATGAAGCATCCGAATATTGCAGGTGCACAATCGTATCACAATGCAGGTGGTATGATCTTACGTGGCCCCGGTGATCCGACAGATCAGGTAACCTACAATCCACAAGACATACAGGTGTATGATATCATTGCAAAGAAAGGTGAAGAATTGATTCCCGGTTACCGTTATCTCGTTGTTCATAAAGACCTCTACCCTGCTTACGGTGGTGAACTTGATTGGTTCTACGGAGGTCGTGGCATTTATACGTATTCAAACGAATTATGGACACCGTATTTGATGTTCAACAAAGATGCAACCCGAAATCCGCAGGATAATACCAATTTCAACTTTGATACTTATCTCCTGTTCAAAGATGCATTTGTTGACTGGCATGAATACGATCATCCGCAATACGGCAAAATTGAAATTGGTGGTTTTAAGAAAAATTTCGGTCGTGCACATCCGGGCTTTTTATTGGAGAGTGATGCACATCGCAATATGGCATTTACCATCTATCATGCGTATCACACTCCTTTGTTAAAAGTTGATACGGTTATTGAAAAAGATTTAGGTAACGGATTGAAAGAAGTAACTGCAGTTATTTCAAACAGCCGTATTATGCCAACGCACAGCAGTCATGATCTGAAATATAAAATTGAACGTCCTGATTATATTTCGATCAGCGGTGTAAAAGCTATTGCAGGAATGATCGTTGAAAATGCTGATCTCAACATCACAACAGAACAAACAAGTAATCCTGAGAAAATTGAAATCGAGAATATTCCCGGCTTATCAACTGTTACTGTTCGTTGGGTAATACAGGGAAGTGGGAAGTACACGATCAGTGTTGATAGTAAGAAAGGTGGTGTGGCGAAAAAATAA
- a CDS encoding RagB/SusD family nutrient uptake outer membrane protein, translating into MNIKIKPVYYIMLALVLTGLVACKKPLDTVPDTSLTDLKTFDDVRSALRGAYDGFQSNNYYGSPAASGSASAWSALPELMGDDFVEALESLGNWNIMSEMSYASDNGAVAAAFIQPYEIISRVNNLLKFVEIYETGATEAETKRIKAQALAIRAHAHFDLMRYFAVDFSRNSTALGVPFVTIFDPQKPFANLPARNTVKENYDAILKDLGDALVAFRDGGNTTGNTSRNYIDSAVVYAMRARVNYYASDWNAVIADANIALALRPVGNSAAYIAAFSTAGETAPSSEVYWVVPSDNALRPGGAISGTSPNYRVTVAMSNILQTQGGAYVDPGVNRFNQAGSGGIQRTLSWKYPGVRSFKVFRAGELLLMRAEAKQRTNDLTALADLNLLRTNRGVAIGAEVGPALLDAILLLRRVELLGEGHRWFDLRRTTKTIARAECGVANGSRADNCNIGPTSRSWTFPIPFNEIKVNANLVQNQGY; encoded by the coding sequence ATGAATATCAAAATAAAACCGGTTTACTACATCATGCTTGCCCTCGTACTTACGGGATTGGTGGCATGTAAGAAGCCGTTAGACACAGTGCCTGATACTTCATTAACGGATTTGAAGACGTTTGATGATGTACGCAGTGCTTTACGTGGTGCTTATGACGGATTCCAGAGTAACAACTATTATGGGAGCCCTGCTGCATCCGGCAGCGCCAGTGCCTGGAGTGCGTTGCCCGAATTGATGGGTGATGATTTTGTAGAAGCACTGGAAAGTTTAGGTAACTGGAATATTATGAGCGAAATGAGTTATGCATCTGATAACGGTGCTGTTGCTGCTGCTTTTATTCAACCGTATGAAATTATTTCACGGGTGAATAATTTATTGAAGTTTGTTGAAATTTACGAAACAGGTGCTACAGAAGCAGAAACAAAACGCATTAAAGCACAGGCATTGGCCATTCGTGCACATGCACATTTTGATCTGATGCGTTATTTCGCTGTTGACTTCAGTCGTAATTCAACAGCCCTTGGTGTTCCGTTTGTAACCATTTTCGATCCGCAAAAGCCGTTTGCTAACTTACCAGCACGTAACACCGTAAAAGAAAACTATGATGCCATTTTGAAAGATCTAGGCGATGCATTAGTTGCATTCCGTGATGGAGGAAACACAACGGGTAATACATCACGCAATTATATTGACAGTGCGGTTGTTTATGCCATGCGTGCCCGTGTTAATTATTATGCATCTGATTGGAATGCGGTTATTGCAGATGCAAATATTGCTTTAGCACTTCGTCCCGTAGGAAATTCAGCCGCTTATATTGCTGCCTTTTCAACAGCCGGTGAAACAGCTCCTTCTTCTGAAGTATATTGGGTTGTTCCGTCAGATAATGCGTTGCGGCCCGGTGGTGCCATCAGCGGCACCAGCCCCAACTATCGTGTAACCGTAGCAATGAGTAATATTTTGCAGACGCAGGGTGGTGCGTATGTTGATCCCGGTGTTAATCGGTTTAACCAAGCCGGATCAGGTGGCATACAGCGTACCTTGTCGTGGAAGTATCCGGGTGTACGCAGCTTCAAAGTTTTTCGTGCCGGTGAATTGTTGTTGATGCGTGCCGAGGCAAAACAACGCACCAACGATCTTACAGCGCTAGCTGATCTCAATTTGTTGCGTACGAATCGTGGCGTTGCAATTGGAGCTGAAGTTGGCCCTGCTTTACTCGATGCTATTTTGTTGCTGCGCCGGGTTGAACTGTTGGGCGAAGGCCATCGATGGTTCGATCTGCGCAGAACAACCAAAACGATTGCACGTGCAGAATGTGGTGTTGCCAATGGCTCACGTGCCGACAATTGCAATATCGGGCCTACGTCCAGATCATGGACATTCCCAATTCCATTCAATGAAATAAAAGTGAATGCAAACCTTGTACAAAATCAAGGTTATTAA
- a CDS encoding SusC/RagA family TonB-linked outer membrane protein yields the protein MTRKILRVLLAFVIGLFSVSFAQSQTVTGKVISQDGEPQPFATVQVKGTQTITTADAQGNYSINAKQGDVLIFTSTSFEQKEVTVNGAVVNVTVTATVNALKEVVVTGYSTRSKRSNIGSASTVVINDIRTQPVASFDQILQGQAPGLNVKAGSGQPGRNADLIIRGRTSVNGSVDPLFIVDGIEVRAGDFSTMNQGDFESVSVLKDAASTAIYGSRGANGVIVVTTKKGKSGKVRFAYDGQIGISTLPENKLKLMNTQEKLDFEMNVAGNPWGWSPAEVAAFRNVNTDWNDAVFDDGKMQSHQISASGGNDKTTFYTSFNYFNQEGVTINTGLERYNGRLNLAHTERNLKFGVNLAGGWSKFRGTFEGDQSVGSPLNTVIWALPYEKVYNDDGTYAGSVQFPFWLNPVEELIVNADNSWQLKSTGNIFVEYKIPGIKNLTYRLNAGGDYSQTEVFGITKNGTQSAAQNAAFGSAFAGEGALGRSFDRRFRATITNSLTHKIGFGANDDHQLTTSLYTEFIRRRGRDFNFTGYGLLLPFDNEAGLVAGTAANGYIPTVGGGFPENSSLLSYFGTADYSFRNKYFLSLSGRTDGSSRLSPANRWTQYGSVGAGWVISDENFFKVNAINYLKLRASFGAVGNQNGIGEFPYVQQYGRGTYGGQGTLSINRLGNAELTWEKRRTANVGVEMEFFKSRVKTAVDYYNSLTTGLYFQPTVPATSGGGGTFLANNGSMENQGIEVSLSLKIIDAKDFRWTFDANYAFNKNTIKSLPDGQTFQLYKSFQALQVGKPLNSFYLVQYAGVNPDNGNSQYLKADGKTLTEDYDANDLTVLGTSDAPHNAGFTNTFNFKGLELSAFFVYSAGNYVYNNARYNVEYYAYTTSGFSRNALNAWTTPGQITDFPRIDEATQGQTTRFLEKGDFLRLRNVMLSYSLPATVTQKLRIQGLRLFVQGQNLYTWHKFQGWDPEVSTIVNADANSNAAVSGAQYPTLRSVSFGVNLNF from the coding sequence ATGACAAGAAAGATCCTTCGGGTTCTTCTTGCTTTTGTGATTGGATTGTTTTCTGTATCGTTTGCACAATCGCAAACTGTTACGGGAAAAGTCATTTCACAAGACGGAGAACCTCAGCCTTTTGCTACTGTACAAGTAAAAGGTACGCAAACCATTACCACTGCTGACGCACAGGGAAATTATTCCATCAATGCAAAACAGGGCGATGTACTCATTTTTACCAGCACTTCATTTGAACAGAAAGAAGTAACCGTAAATGGCGCTGTTGTAAATGTTACTGTAACCGCAACAGTAAACGCATTGAAAGAAGTAGTTGTTACCGGCTACTCTACACGTTCCAAACGTTCAAACATCGGTTCGGCTTCAACGGTTGTGATCAACGACATCCGTACGCAACCAGTTGCATCATTCGATCAGATATTGCAAGGGCAGGCGCCGGGCTTGAACGTAAAGGCAGGTTCGGGCCAGCCTGGACGTAATGCAGATCTTATCATTCGCGGACGTACATCTGTTAACGGTTCTGTTGATCCATTATTTATTGTGGATGGTATTGAAGTACGTGCAGGCGATTTCAGTACAATGAATCAGGGCGATTTTGAAAGTGTTTCTGTTTTAAAAGATGCAGCTTCCACAGCTATCTATGGTTCACGTGGTGCCAATGGTGTAATTGTTGTAACCACAAAAAAAGGAAAGAGTGGAAAAGTTCGTTTCGCTTACGATGGTCAAATTGGTATTTCCACATTGCCGGAAAATAAGTTGAAACTGATGAACACACAGGAGAAACTTGATTTCGAAATGAACGTTGCAGGAAATCCATGGGGATGGTCGCCTGCAGAAGTAGCAGCATTCCGCAATGTAAATACAGATTGGAACGATGCTGTATTTGATGATGGTAAAATGCAATCGCATCAGATCAGCGCAAGTGGTGGTAATGATAAAACCACGTTCTACACATCATTCAATTATTTCAATCAGGAAGGCGTAACCATTAATACCGGATTGGAACGTTATAATGGCCGTTTAAATCTTGCACATACTGAACGCAATTTGAAATTTGGTGTAAACTTAGCTGGTGGTTGGTCTAAATTCAGAGGAACATTTGAAGGCGATCAAAGTGTTGGCTCACCATTGAACACTGTTATCTGGGCATTGCCTTATGAAAAAGTGTATAATGATGATGGAACCTATGCAGGTTCTGTTCAATTTCCATTCTGGCTGAACCCGGTTGAAGAGTTGATCGTAAATGCGGACAACAGCTGGCAATTAAAATCAACAGGAAATATTTTTGTTGAATACAAAATTCCCGGAATCAAAAACCTTACGTATCGTTTAAATGCAGGAGGTGATTATTCTCAAACAGAAGTATTTGGAATTACAAAAAATGGAACACAATCTGCCGCACAGAATGCTGCATTTGGCAGTGCGTTTGCAGGTGAAGGTGCATTGGGAAGAAGTTTCGACCGTCGTTTCCGTGCAACCATTACCAATAGTCTTACACACAAAATTGGTTTTGGTGCAAACGACGATCATCAATTAACCACTTCGCTTTATACAGAATTTATTCGCAGAAGAGGCCGTGATTTTAATTTCACCGGTTATGGTTTGTTGTTGCCGTTTGATAACGAAGCAGGTCTTGTTGCAGGCACTGCAGCCAATGGATATATTCCAACTGTAGGTGGCGGATTTCCTGAAAACAGTTCATTGCTTTCGTATTTCGGAACAGCCGATTATTCATTCCGAAATAAATACTTCCTCTCACTTTCCGGACGTACAGATGGATCGTCACGTTTGAGTCCTGCTAACCGATGGACACAATACGGTTCAGTTGGTGCGGGTTGGGTGATCTCTGATGAAAATTTCTTTAAAGTAAATGCGATCAATTATTTGAAACTGCGTGCAAGTTTTGGTGCAGTGGGTAACCAGAATGGTATTGGCGAGTTTCCATATGTACAACAATACGGACGTGGTACATACGGCGGACAGGGTACATTAAGCATCAACCGTTTGGGAAATGCTGAACTTACCTGGGAAAAAAGAAGAACAGCCAACGTTGGTGTTGAAATGGAATTTTTCAAGAGCCGTGTAAAAACAGCCGTTGATTATTATAACAGCTTAACAACCGGTTTGTATTTTCAACCAACTGTTCCTGCTACAAGCGGTGGTGGGGGTACTTTTCTTGCTAACAATGGCAGCATGGAAAATCAGGGAATTGAGGTAAGTCTTTCATTGAAAATTATCGATGCAAAAGATTTCAGATGGACGTTTGATGCAAACTATGCATTCAATAAGAACACCATCAAATCGTTACCTGACGGACAAACATTTCAGTTGTACAAAAGCTTCCAGGCATTGCAGGTAGGAAAGCCATTAAATAGTTTTTATCTCGTACAATATGCGGGTGTAAATCCTGATAATGGGAATTCGCAATATCTGAAAGCAGATGGCAAAACACTTACGGAAGATTATGACGCTAACGATCTGACTGTGTTAGGTACGAGTGATGCGCCTCACAATGCTGGGTTTACCAATACCTTTAATTTTAAAGGACTTGAACTCTCTGCATTCTTTGTGTATTCTGCAGGTAACTATGTGTACAACAATGCACGTTACAATGTTGAGTATTATGCATACACTACGTCTGGTTTTTCACGGAATGCATTGAATGCATGGACCACACCGGGACAGATAACTGATTTCCCACGTATAGATGAAGCCACACAGGGCCAAACAACACGTTTCCTTGAAAAAGGTGATTTCCTTCGCTTGCGTAATGTAATGCTGTCTTATTCATTACCTGCTACCGTAACGCAAAAGCTGCGTATACAAGGTTTACGGCTTTTTGTACAAGGGCAAAATCTTTACACCTGGCATAAGTTCCAGGGTTGGGATCCGGAAGTATCAACCATCGTTAATGCAGATGCAAACTCCAATGCTGCTGTAAGTGGTGCACAGTACCCAACATTACGCAGTGTAAGCTTTGGTGTGAATTTAAATTTTTAA